The nucleotide window ACATTCTACTGCTATAGATTGAATTTATGTTAAACCTATTTCcttctgtattaaaaataataaataaatgtgtctGAGGGggcagaaatatttaaaaactgttatAATTTTGTTTCCCTGTTTTCTGAACCATCTGCGGGGGTCAGTGCTGAGGAAGGTGGTTTTGCCTGGGAGAAACAGAGTTACTCTCCAAGCTTCCTTTCCTTTAGATTTCGGggcttttctgaaaattttccagGCACCCCCAATGGCAGTCAATCGAAACAGCCAGGTCTTATTTCAAAGGATAATGGGCCCCGCGCAGAACTGGCTGCCGATAGATACAATCAGAAACAGAGGTGGTGGCCGACAAGGGCCTATATTCTAGGTAGAGAGACAACGTAAGTGTGTGGAAAAAATCAATGAGCTCATCAGGAAATAATATTCCAGCAGAGTGTCTTGAGAGGGTGAAGCAGCTACATTGTATAGGAATTATGGTGTTTATGGGGGAAAGACAGGACGAACTGGAGAGACTGTCATTCCAAAATCCAATTCTGGTATTTCCCTGgcgatctagtggttaagaccttgccttcctgtgcagggggtgtgggctcaatccctacatggggagctaagatcccacatgcctgatggccaaaaaatcaaaacataaaacagaagcaatattgtaacagattcaataaagactttaaaaatggtacacatccaaaaaaaaaaaaaaaaaaaaaacaacttaaaaaaaatgaagcaaaacaccGAAAACCAATTTTGGCCTCAAAGACTTCTTGGAATTTCTATGGAAAGGTTCAAAACCAGCTGCTAAAAATGCACACTTCTTTCCCCTCCCTAGGAGCTGTGACAGGCAGAATAGTAACAATGGGGAACATTTCTGCAGAGGAAGGTGGCTCTGTCACCTTACAATGTCACCTCTCCTCCACCACTGCCAAAGTGACCCAAGTCAACTGGAATCTGCAAGACCAAGTTGTGGCCATTCATCATGACAGGTTGGGGTGGCACATTgatcctgccttcaaggagcgaGTGGTCCCGGACTCCAACCTGGGCCTCACCCTCCGGTGGCTGACCAGTAACGACACGGGACAGTACACCTGCGTCTATCACACCTACCCTGACGGGATTTACAAAGGGGTGCTCTTTCTGCAAGTCCTACGACACTCAGGTATGCCTGGGGCCAGGTGGCTGAGGACCCTTATGCTCGATGATCGAATCACTGCAGAGCGGGACCTCCCAACCCTGGCTCACATtcacatcacctgggagctttcaAATGGTACGGAAGCTGGCACCCCATCCCAGACCAGTTCAGTCAGAGCCTATAGGGGCAGAGCAGGGTGTGTTAGATTCTAGAAGCACTCTCGATGGTTTGAatagtcagccatgactgagaaCCACTGTTTGGATAAAAGCACATCTTATATGTTTTTGTTAGGAAGACCAGTTGTTCAGGTCATTTGAGAAGCGTGTAcacactcagtcgctcagtcatgtcggactctttataactctacagactgtagcccactaggctcctctgtccatggggtttcctaggcaagaatactggggtgggttgccatttcctactctacagcatcttcctgacccagggattgaacctgagtcttctgcgtctcctgtattggcaggtggattctttactgctgcaccgCCTGGGAAGAACCCGTTTGAGAAGGGATCACATAAATTACTTTAGCAGTGATCATGCCAATTAGATTTAGCCTCTCCATTTATAAAGGATTAAAGCTCAGTGTGTACTAAGTGTAAATGTACAGCAATTTACATTTCTGTGGTACTTGATGGTTTCCCAAAATGCTCTCAGCTTCATTATCCACCTGCACACTTAAACCTCTTTGGAGGGGGGAAATGACTGTTCTAATGTGAGGGACAGGATAGAAAAGTGATGATGGACCCAGACGGCCTGGGTCCAAATCCTAGTGTTGCTGTGACCTCAGACAAGATTATGgggcttctctgtgcctcatttttctCAACTGTGAAATGAGGAGAAGATGTAAGACCTTATGAGGTGTGAACATAGGATTGGATTACTGACTAAAAGGAAATGCCCTTAGAATAGCACCTGGAATGTGGCAAGCATGAGGTCAGTGTTAGCTATTAATAGGATCCCCCAAACCCCATCTGACTGTAGGGTGGAGGAAGAAGCTGAGCCTGACCGTTGCTCAGAGTGGTACAGCTGATTTTAATACTGGTTTTCAGGTTCCACTCACACACCCTCAGAGCTGCTGTCTGCTGCCATCAATGGTGTGGGAGTTTAACTCTTATGAGTTAGCAAATTGTGTATGTGCAAACTGAGGAGATAAAAGTTGGCCTGCAAGTTTCTTCTCAAGCGCTGCTTCCTGAGGGGCACCCACATAGGCCCAAGTATCATGTGGGGAAGAGCCTCCATCCTTTGCTGGTTCTATGGATGGCCCTCTGCAGGCCCTTGCACCCCTCCAGCCTCCATCCTTTGCTGGTTCTATGGACAGCTGGCTGTAGCTTAGCTCCCCCTCAGTCCTCTTTGCCTACCTGTGGCCAAGACAGGAGACCGGGTCCTCAGGGCAGGAGGAAAGCAAGCTGGGCAATTTGGGCGCGCCTCCCTGTCCTGGTACCTTGCAGGCACCGTGCGTGCTGTCCCATCCTAAGTGATGGCAGGCCTTAACCACCTTCCTGGCATTCAGAGTCCTCTGTCAAAGGGAAGAGGGCCCAGCCTCTGCTACACCCCTCTCCTTCCAAGACTTCCCTGGACACCTGGATTCTGCCCGAGATCCTGGGAAGGAGGTGGGCATGGGAGGGGGCAGCCTGGAAGCTCGTGTGCCTATAATCCAGCACACAGCCTGGCAGCTGTCCTGTTTCCCTCACACCCTCCTCGGGTCAAGTATCATCTCTCCAAGCCCCCCGACTCTTCCTCCTTCTTGTCTATATTTTACATCTTGATACAGATTCTCCTTTTCGTGCTTTAACTTGTATCACGAGTATTTATTAGGTGTCTGCTAGGTTCCAGGTGCTGGCAAAACAGCGAAGGGTCAAGTTCCAGAGCCTTACCCCCTCCGGGGTCTCACAGCCTAGTTGAGATGTGTTATAGGCTTAAGGTGAAAGGCTATatgcctttttccttctttgtactttaatgttaattttactttttaattaagcttttcaaaatatcagattgattataaacacaaagtttaataaaaagaaagtattcactttcttattttttactgaaTGTTATTTGTTTCACTTTGTGACTATTACTGAAAGTGATTTTGTCGAACAGAAGAAAGGAGTGTTAAAAACGGTCTGCTGTGGTGTCAAATGCATGAGGCACAGCCCTGGAGGGATCAGTTAATCATTTCGTGATGGGCCTGGCAGATGCTCTGCTCGCCAAAGGTTTGAAGACTCCAGTCCTGTGGTTTGAGAAAAGCCTGGCCAATCCCCACCCCTGGTGCCTGGACACTGAGGTTTCCCTGGATAATGGTTGCCCTTTGCTTCTGGCCTCTACCTGCTCACCTTAGTTTTGTCTTCCCTCTAGTGGCTGAGTACAGCGCTGGGTTCCAGATCCCATTGCTTGGAGCCGTGGCCGCAGCGCTGGTGGTCATCTGCATAGCAGTCATCGCAGTGGCCACGCTGGCCAGAAAGGTAATGGCTCTGGCTGCCCCTCTCAGTCCTGGGCACCCCATCCCTACCACCCATCCTATCCCACCCCTGGTCCTTTCCTGTCCCCTTGCTGTCTAGATGtgactccccacccacccccctgcccccagcactgcTCTCTATGCCTTTTGCCACAGTACTTTCTCTGCCTTTCAGCGGCGTTGTTTGTGCTAGTTCACTGTCCCTCTCCCTTGTCTGGGAGCTCCTGAAAGTTTGGACCTGAATCCTCCACATCATGCTGTCGCCTACAGTTCCTGGCTTCTGCTTGGCCCTTAAGCTACTCCTCTGAGAGTCTATTTATCTACTGTGAGCTTGATGCATCTTGGgcatctgctctgtgccaggggTTTTTGGACATTAGCTCCTTAAATTTTAATAGCCAGTCACTAGTGCTGGTTACCTAGCATTTCTGCAGGATGAAAAATCAACACTCCAAAAATTTAGGGGCAAAAGGTGTATGGCAAGATCAGTAGGTTGTACATCCTCCATTACATTTGTTTAAGAGGCCATGTGGCTGAGAGAGTATTGGATGGGAAATTGGAAATTTCTATTCTCAGCATGGAGTGTGTGACGATAGGGTTGTTGTTTCATCTTCTGGGTCTCCAgttcttcatatgtaaaatagggatTATGATTCTGCATGCTCTATATCCCAGGATTGTGATGAACAGCTAGCATATTACACGTGGAAGCTTTGTAAAcaatgaagaaatatattttcttcatatattcatGTCCTTGTGTGGTAACTGGCAGCTaatgttgtgtgcatgtgtgctaagtcatttcagtcatgtccgactctttccaaccctttggactgtagactgccaggctcctctgtccatgggattctctcagcaagaatactggagtggggccatGCCCTctttgaggggatcttcctggcccagggatcaacccaagtctcctgcatctcctgcattggcaggtgggttctttatcactactgccacctgggaagctactgATTTGGATGAACAAAAGAATACCCACTCCTTTTTATCTGCCCTCTTGGGTCTTTTTAAGCCATCCAAGGTTGCCTTAATTTAAGTTACTAAACAAACATTTTGGAGAGTACAAGCCTATGATTCCTAACACTGTTTTCCACCCCATACCAGatcctcctccccagcctgccTTACTTTCCCTCCAACTCTGACTGTACTCAGTTAACAACTCAGCTCTACAGCCTGCTTTATTCTCTGGACTGGTACCTGGTGCTGTTATTCCTGATACATATGGGTTTACATCTACCACCTTATTCTCTTCATGTTTGTTTTGCCTGTTTACTTCCCTAATCTTTTTCTTGCTGCCTTTtgaattaagtatttttattattaaaagcaTGTTTAGtagttatgaatttttttttctttagtagttACACTAGAGATTATAAAACAGACCTCTGATTTATTAAGTCTAATATGTATTAGTGCTTTTATCATCTCTTGGATTTTGCAAGAACCTTAGAACACGTTAACTCTTTTCTTATCTCCCCAACTTATTGCTATTACTGTCATGGATTTTAGTTCTCTTTCTATTTTAACCACCCACCTGAAAATGATTATTGTCTTATGAGTCAATGTTTGTTTAGATTTACCTTTCTATTGCTCTTCACTTCTTCACGAATGTTCTTTCTTATAACTAGAATAGTTTTCCTTCTGCCtaaagaatatcctttagcatttccTTGTGAGCAGGCATGCTAGTGGTGAATTATCTCactttttgtttgtctgaaaatatcttaattttcctTAATTTAGAAGTGATCTATTTGTTTTTCCGGGTATAGAATTCTATGTTGGCAGTGATTTTCTTTCAACACATGGAAAATACTGCCCCGTTGTCTCTGACTTCCCATATTTCTGTTGAGAAATTATACGGGAGTCTTATTTTTGTTCTGTGAAAGACAGTattggtttgttttcttgttcttcaaaatttttccttctctttggttTTCAGCAATTATATGGTGATATAATTGGATATAGTCATCTATGTATTTATTCTGTTTGAGGTTCAGAGtgctttttgaatttgttacttGATATCTTCTGTCAGTTTTGTATCATTCTTGGCTgttatttcttcatatattaattctctgtccttcctttcctttccttctggaatTCTAATCACAGGtgatattttcaacattttcacttttccccacATCCCTTACCCtctttttggaattttccatCCACTTGTCTCatcaaatgttttctttggatGTGCTTTCCAGTTTACTAAGTATCTCCTTTGATGTATCTAATCTTCTGTTAAACCCATCCATTAAGTTTTTAATTTCCGTTATCATATTTTTCAGATCCACAActtctattttgttctttgtttgaATAGCTTGCAGTGTGCCAAAATtcccaatcttgtttttaattctttgaaaatattaatcatagttattttgAAATCTGTGCCTGATAATCCTGTTTAGTTGTGTTCTCTCTGGTcttctaatattttctcttttcgcTTGTTTCTTGGACCTATCTTATCTTCTTGACTGTTAATTTTTCATTGAGTGCTGTACTTTCTACTTCAAGACCTGTGGCAACAATTTGAAGCTCTAGGTAGTATCGTCTTCCTCTAGAGAGGATTCCTTTGGCTTCTGCCAGATGACCAGTGTGAAAGCACTAGCGTTCCTGTCTCTTTAATTAAATCAGTGGTGAGAGAATTTAAAGCTGGACCCAACTTTGCTACTTCCTTACTGGTAGAGGGTAGTCCTTTGGGATTCTAATTCAAAGCCTGTAGAGTTTGCCAAAGTCTCCCTCCTCAGTGATTTCTGAACTCAAAGTTTTGTCCCTCCAGACAGAAACTCTGTGGAGTTTATCTGCTTCTTGGCCAAGACTTTCAGGAAATTTCTCTAGAAGAAAATCTCCCTCAATGATCATCtcatctctctgggcttcctacTCCTAGACTTTGCGCCCTAGCCCAAAATTTCTCACTGATTTGATAGATTTCAGATGGCTACAAATAGACACTTATATTATTTAGCTTTTCTAGCTGTTCTCAATGGAAAGTTTGGTTCAAAGCAACATAGGTAATCATTATTCCACCAGAAGCAGAACTCCTGTTTCTGACATTGCATTTCCTATCTGCAATCAAAggctgactcttttttttttttttcccatagttattttatttggctgtattgggtcttagttgcagcaggcaggatctatCATTGGGGTGGGGCTCAggtttctctctagttgaggtgtgtgggctttagtagttggtgtgtacaggcttagctgccccatggcacgtgggatcttagtttcccaaccagggattgaagccacacgccctgcattgagaggcagattcttaatcactggaccaccagggaaatccctcaaagGCTGAACTACAAGCAGAACACATTTAGCCGGCCCACCCACTGTGTACCTTGCGCTATATTGGGTTAGGACCCCCAAATTGAGTTCTAGCCCCGCTGTACCTGATTCTTCACCAGCCATTTAGCCTGAATCTGGCTGGGCCACTGCCAGTTCCAGAGGGAGAGATTTAGACAGCTGTGTGTTCTTAGGCTCAAATTCCATGTGTCTTGCTTATTTTGAGttcttgtcttctttttccttttctccatctctcaGAAATGGACCATcctttgattttctcttctttcttatttaacatctatttaAGATCTCCTCTGAAGATCTTCAAGAGCTGCttccctctccaggcctcagAGTTGAGATGAAATTGCACAAATTAGAATTGCTTAATAAGAAAGTGCTATTGTAATGTTTTTCCACTTAGACCTCATGATAATTTACATTTCAAATAGCCTTAATACTGTATAAGTGTCTAGACTTTGTGTATACTTTCCTACTGTTAATTCTGCTTATGGCGTCACACTTTTGTGCATACTGATGCCTATCACCACTGACTAATCTTGAATTTTCAGTCTAATATCTTACATCTTAAATTCTTAGTTCATGTAGATAAACCCACTTTGCTTTCTGTAACCTATCATCAATACCAGGGTATTGATGTAACAGCAACATGTTCCATTTGACACACATTCTGTCTTCATTCAGATCTGAAAGGGAAGAAATCCCAGGAGCCCTTACTCTAACCTTATTTTACTGAGAACAGATTGGAATGAGGATGGGTAAAGGAATTTGGTAGCAGAACCAACGTCTTATTCCCCTCTGAGTGACAAATTGCCCAGGTTTCCCCCAGTCAGGGGTCTAAAAGTGCTTCAGGCACCTGTTGGACTTTGCAGATTTGGTCCAGAGGAAGTGAAAGAGATTTTCCAAATGGTAGGAAAACTCATGTGATAGGTGAAAGTTACATAAAGTCTAATACTAGCATAAAACTGCCTGGTCCACCAACTTGCTTGCAAAAGTTTCTTGTCCTATGGTTCAAACCCTCACTTCCAGGTTTATGAGGCAAACATTTAGGTTGCTGACTGACTTGGTTCATAAGGATGTGGCCACTATTCCTTGTTGTTCAGTAGGCATCATGGAACAGAGTGCTGGGGATCCAGCAGAGgctgaaatgtggctagtgctaCTGGAGAAATCAATGACTTAATGACTTATAGTATTTTCATTTATGTCTTAGCTATCACAGTAGATGGGTTTCGTAATGAAACCTCCAGGGGAAAATGAATGCAAGAAAAGTGATTGACTAGAGGAAAGAGGTGAAGAGAACAACGATTGATCTGTGAGCTGGAAGGGAGTTGTTATGGTAGCTGGTGAGCAGATGTCCTCTGCTATCACCAGTACTCTGCAGCTCTGGCACATGGAAATATGGAAGGCTCTCTACAAGCAGCAGAACACATTTTCCTGTTAATGATTAAGACTGGTTCATTTTCAGGCCAGTATTCCAGACAAGTTTGTAtaagggaaaggggaagaggtGAAAAGAGAGAGTTCAGTAAGTATCGAATTCTGTGGC belongs to Bubalus bubalis isolate 160015118507 breed Murrah chromosome 1, NDDB_SH_1, whole genome shotgun sequence and includes:
- the TIGIT gene encoding T-cell immunoreceptor with Ig and ITIM domains isoform X3, translated to MQWCLLLIWAQVLKQALLPASGAVTGRIVTMGNISAEEGGSVTLQCHLSSTTAKVTQVNWNLQDQVVAIHHDRLGWHIDPAFKERVVPDSNLGLTLRWLTSNDTGQYTCVYHTYPDGIYKGVLFLQVLRHSVAEYSAGFQIPLLGAVAAALVVICIAVIAVATLARKKSLRIRSAEGDLGRGPSEPEACRPRVVSSPGSCVQADAGLCGDQGSEDHAEAEPHEYFNVLSYRSLASFSFPTETG
- the TIGIT gene encoding T-cell immunoreceptor with Ig and ITIM domains isoform X1, with product MQWCLLLIWAQVLKQALLPASGAVTGRIVTMGNISAEEGGSVTLQCHLSSTTAKVTQVNWNLQDQVVAIHHDRLGWHIDPAFKERVVPDSNLGLTLRWLTSNDTGQYTCVYHTYPDGIYKGVLFLQVLRHSGMPGARWLRTLMLDDRITAERDLPTLAHIHITWELSNVAEYSAGFQIPLLGAVAAALVVICIAVIAVATLARKKSLRIRSAEGDLGRGPSEPEACRPRVVSSPGSCVQADAGLCGDQGSEDHAEAEPHEYFNVLSYRSLASFSFPTETG
- the TIGIT gene encoding T-cell immunoreceptor with Ig and ITIM domains isoform X2; protein product: MKDLGLWGACLANPKKEAGGAVTGRIVTMGNISAEEGGSVTLQCHLSSTTAKVTQVNWNLQDQVVAIHHDRLGWHIDPAFKERVVPDSNLGLTLRWLTSNDTGQYTCVYHTYPDGIYKGVLFLQVLRHSGMPGARWLRTLMLDDRITAERDLPTLAHIHITWELSNVAEYSAGFQIPLLGAVAAALVVICIAVIAVATLARKKSLRIRSAEGDLGRGPSEPEACRPRVVSSPGSCVQADAGLCGDQGSEDHAEAEPHEYFNVLSYRSLASFSFPTETG